The Haloplanus salinarum genome includes a region encoding these proteins:
- a CDS encoding tubulin/FtsZ family protein: MKLALVGIGGTGSRLVDTIRSIEAEGDRQLCYGNLMTVDISRTVGDEFDHIPQEQHVTIGDTHREVEDGVDGDQDLAVEIARTDFPEIHRALDSITMRKLDGMLVVTSLGGGTGSGAGAVLVERLQEMYDKPVYVLGVLPGANDGGEAALNAARSLRSIVPAADSTLLFDNDRWVGTEAEAAEDPYEPANRELASRVLKLFARDDADPSSIGANTLDSSDIIRTLSPGGVASIGYAATELEDGGGFLSWLRSILVGSRENETTDERTDAGKTQSLVRQSLNSQLTLPCEVSSAERVLVVLSGPPDELSRRGFESARQWLEEETDTVEVLAGDDPRPDSSTVAAVVLLANVTEVPRIDAIQQQAVEYDRDTDELRAPEEST; encoded by the coding sequence ATGAAACTCGCGCTGGTCGGCATCGGCGGTACCGGGAGCCGTCTCGTCGATACCATCCGCAGTATCGAGGCCGAGGGCGACCGACAACTGTGTTACGGGAACCTGATGACCGTCGATATCTCGCGAACGGTCGGCGACGAGTTCGATCACATCCCGCAGGAACAACACGTGACGATCGGCGACACACACCGCGAGGTCGAGGACGGCGTCGACGGCGACCAGGACCTGGCAGTCGAGATTGCCCGTACCGACTTTCCCGAGATACACCGTGCCCTCGACTCGATCACCATGCGCAAACTGGACGGGATGCTGGTCGTGACGAGCCTCGGCGGGGGCACCGGAAGCGGCGCCGGCGCCGTACTCGTCGAGCGGCTACAGGAGATGTACGACAAACCGGTGTACGTCCTCGGCGTCCTGCCGGGGGCGAACGACGGCGGCGAGGCGGCGTTGAACGCCGCTCGCTCGCTCCGGTCGATCGTACCGGCGGCCGACAGCACCCTCCTATTCGACAACGACCGATGGGTCGGCACCGAGGCCGAGGCCGCCGAAGATCCGTACGAGCCTGCGAACCGCGAACTGGCGTCCCGAGTCCTGAAGCTGTTCGCCAGGGACGACGCCGATCCCTCGTCGATCGGGGCGAACACCTTGGACTCCAGCGACATCATCCGTACGCTCTCGCCGGGGGGAGTCGCATCGATCGGCTATGCCGCAACCGAACTCGAGGACGGCGGCGGGTTTCTGTCGTGGCTCCGGTCGATCCTCGTCGGGAGCCGAGAGAACGAGACGACGGACGAGCGGACCGACGCGGGAAAGACCCAGAGCCTCGTCCGGCAATCGCTCAACTCACAGCTGACGCTGCCGTGTGAGGTGTCGAGCGCCGAGCGGGTGCTCGTCGTGCTGTCCGGTCCCCCGGACGAACTCTCCCGACGAGGCTTCGAAAGCGCCCGCCAGTGGCTCGAGGAGGAGACGGACACGGTCGAGGTACTCGCCGGCGACGACCCACGACCCGACTCGTCGACCGTCGCGGCCGTCGTGTTACTCGCAAACGTCACCGAGGTGCCCAGGATCGACGCGATACAGCAACAGGCGGTCGAATACGACCGCGATACTGACGAACTTCGGGCACCCGAAGAGTCGACCTGA
- a CDS encoding tubulin/FtsZ family protein, whose translation MKLATIGVGNAGSKVVDRMVEFESETNRNLCRHVHAINTARTDLAKPEYIPEEQRVLVGDTNQKSKGHGVGGDVEIGAEVMSADIDEIRRAFDDIEIHNVDAILVAAGLGGGTGSGGGPVVIDALQDMYDEPVYALGILPGEYEGGRPALNAARSLQSFVNKVDNFIGFDNDAWRARDQTIEEGYEEMNRELAARIVTLLAAGETDDTDVAENAMDSSDIIRTLATDGVSSIGYAATAVDAQPEGLLDRWGGGGADDDPLDDASQATKIKSLVRRATNSRLTLPCEVSSAERVLVVLSGPPEEFSRKGIESARQWLEQEAETVEVLVGDDPREKSSQLAAAVLLSNVSGASRIETLQNQAVDAQEQIAEQQAAREEKINDLITDENDDLDPVV comes from the coding sequence ATGAAACTCGCTACAATCGGTGTCGGCAACGCCGGAAGCAAGGTCGTGGATCGGATGGTCGAGTTCGAATCCGAGACCAACCGGAACCTCTGTCGCCACGTCCATGCCATCAACACCGCCCGAACGGACCTCGCGAAGCCCGAATACATCCCCGAAGAGCAGCGCGTCCTGGTCGGCGATACGAACCAGAAATCGAAGGGCCACGGAGTAGGTGGAGACGTGGAGATCGGTGCCGAAGTCATGTCGGCGGATATCGACGAGATACGTCGTGCCTTCGACGACATCGAGATCCACAACGTCGATGCGATCCTCGTCGCCGCAGGCCTCGGTGGTGGTACGGGGAGCGGCGGCGGTCCGGTCGTCATCGACGCCCTCCAAGATATGTACGACGAACCGGTGTACGCCCTCGGTATCCTCCCCGGCGAGTACGAGGGTGGACGCCCGGCGCTGAACGCCGCCCGCTCCCTCCAGTCGTTCGTCAACAAGGTGGACAACTTCATCGGCTTCGACAACGACGCCTGGCGCGCCCGCGACCAGACGATCGAAGAGGGATACGAGGAGATGAACCGCGAGCTGGCAGCCCGGATCGTGACGCTGCTGGCAGCCGGTGAGACCGACGACACGGACGTCGCGGAGAACGCGATGGACTCGAGTGACATCATCCGAACGCTCGCCACCGACGGGGTGTCCTCGATCGGCTACGCCGCCACGGCGGTCGACGCACAGCCCGAAGGCCTGCTCGACAGGTGGGGCGGCGGCGGTGCCGACGACGACCCCCTCGACGACGCCAGCCAGGCGACGAAGATCAAGTCCCTCGTCCGCCGGGCGACCAACTCGCGGCTGACGCTACCGTGTGAGGTGTCGAGCGCCGAGCGGGTGCTCGTCGTCCTTTCCGGACCGCCAGAGGAATTCTCCCGAAAGGGGATCGAGAGTGCCCGCCAGTGGCTCGAACAGGAAGCCGAAACGGTCGAAGTACTCGTCGGCGACGATCCACGGGAGAAGTCATCACAGCTCGCGGCAGCCGTACTCCTCTCGAACGTCTCGGGTGCCTCCCGGATCGAGACGCTTCAGAACCAGGCCGTCGACGCGCAGGAACAGATCGCCGAACAGCAGGCGGCCCGCGAGGAAAAGATCAACGACCTGATCACCGACGAGAACGACGACCTCGACCCCGTCGTCTGA
- a CDS encoding ABC transporter ATP-binding protein: MADEHGGFEDVSETLDGHPMVNLLAYARAYWPRLTLGVLAAFCTRFARLVPPILVATAIDRVINGPADPGLLATVGLLPAEPIVGRAARVALLERLVLIAALAYLLRSVTRFASRYLLQSSAQKIQRDLRNDTYDHLQRLSMDFFVDHQTGAMMSVLNSDVNRLEKFLNTEFRQVIRVVATVGGIAVVLWHYSPKLAAIALAPVPIIGLASGRFLTWIEPRYKSIRESVARLNTRLENNLGGAAVIKSFNRYGFERDRVAERSQDYHDEKVGALRIRRAFFAGLRLLTGVVFVLVLYVGGLDNINGAEGALTAGSFALFFLYLRRLYSPMRRVGKSANKYQLAKSSAERVFGLLGREPTVTSPPDPYRPDDVDGDVTFEDVTFGYGDRAPVLRDVSLSVPAGATVGLAGTTGAGKSTLVKLLPRFHDVDSGAVRIDGVDVREYDLDALRDEIALVEQNPYLFSGTVAENIAYGDRAALAAERDADDAARDRVIEAAKAAEAHDFVTDLPAGYDTLVGERGVKLSGGQRQRLAIARALVNDPAIIVFDEATSDVDTETEERIQESLDRLVEDRTAFVIAHRLSTIRDADRIVVLEDGEIVESGSHADLLADEGDYAALWHAQADARTPADD, encoded by the coding sequence ATGGCCGACGAACACGGGGGGTTCGAGGACGTCAGCGAGACGCTCGACGGACACCCGATGGTGAACCTGCTGGCCTACGCCCGAGCCTACTGGCCGCGTCTGACCCTCGGCGTCCTCGCCGCCTTCTGTACCCGTTTCGCCCGTCTGGTCCCGCCGATCCTCGTCGCCACCGCCATCGATCGGGTCATCAACGGCCCTGCGGACCCCGGGCTGCTGGCCACGGTCGGCCTGCTTCCGGCCGAGCCCATCGTGGGGCGTGCGGCCCGGGTCGCGCTCCTCGAACGGCTGGTGCTCATCGCGGCGCTCGCCTACCTTCTCCGGTCGGTCACCCGCTTTGCCTCCCGGTACCTCCTCCAGTCCTCGGCCCAGAAGATCCAACGCGACCTCCGCAACGACACCTACGACCACCTCCAGCGCCTCTCGATGGACTTCTTCGTCGACCACCAGACCGGCGCGATGATGTCGGTGCTCAACAGCGACGTCAACCGACTGGAGAAGTTCCTCAACACCGAGTTCCGGCAGGTGATCCGCGTCGTGGCCACCGTCGGCGGCATCGCGGTCGTCCTCTGGCACTACTCGCCGAAACTCGCCGCCATCGCGCTCGCGCCCGTCCCCATCATCGGCCTCGCGAGCGGTCGCTTCCTCACCTGGATCGAGCCACGCTACAAGTCCATCCGGGAGTCGGTCGCCCGCCTCAACACCCGCCTGGAGAACAACCTCGGCGGCGCCGCGGTGATCAAGAGCTTCAACCGCTACGGGTTCGAGCGCGACCGGGTCGCCGAGCGGAGCCAGGACTACCACGACGAGAAGGTCGGCGCCCTGCGGATCAGGCGGGCCTTCTTCGCCGGCCTCCGCCTGCTCACCGGCGTCGTGTTCGTCCTCGTGCTCTACGTCGGCGGCCTCGACAACATCAACGGGGCCGAGGGGGCGCTCACCGCCGGGAGCTTCGCCCTCTTCTTTCTCTACCTCCGGCGGCTCTACTCGCCGATGCGTCGCGTCGGGAAGTCCGCGAACAAGTACCAGCTCGCGAAATCGAGCGCCGAACGGGTGTTCGGCCTCCTCGGGCGGGAGCCGACGGTCACCTCGCCCCCCGATCCGTACCGCCCCGACGACGTGGACGGCGACGTGACCTTCGAGGACGTGACCTTCGGCTACGGCGACCGGGCGCCGGTGCTCCGGGACGTCTCGCTTTCCGTCCCCGCGGGCGCGACCGTCGGGCTGGCGGGCACCACCGGCGCGGGCAAGTCGACGCTGGTGAAGCTCCTGCCGCGGTTCCACGACGTCGACTCGGGTGCCGTCCGGATCGACGGCGTCGACGTCCGCGAGTACGACCTCGACGCCCTGCGGGACGAGATCGCGCTCGTCGAACAGAACCCCTACCTCTTCTCGGGCACCGTCGCCGAGAACATCGCCTACGGGGACCGTGCGGCGCTGGCCGCCGAACGGGACGCCGACGACGCCGCCCGGGATCGGGTGATCGAGGCCGCGAAAGCCGCCGAAGCCCACGACTTCGTCACCGACCTCCCCGCGGGCTACGACACGCTCGTCGGGGAACGCGGCGTCAAACTCTCCGGCGGGCAGCGCCAGCGCCTCGCCATCGCGCGGGCCCTGGTCAACGACCCCGCCATCATCGTCTTCGACGAGGCGACCAGCGACGTCGACACCGAAACCGAGGAGCGCATCCAGGAGAGCCTCGACCGCCTCGTCGAGGACCGCACCGCCTTCGTCATCGCCCACCGCCTCTCGACGATCCGCGACGCCGATCGGATCGTCGTCCTCGAGGACGGCGAGATCGTCGAGTCGGGGAGCCACGCGGACCTCCTGGCGGACGAGGGGGACTACGCCGCCCTCTGGCACGCACAGGCCGACGCCCGGACACCCGCCGACGACTGA
- a CDS encoding PAS domain-containing protein encodes MDSGLTREVLDALPARIAVLDGTGRIVETNAAWRAFAAERDHPLVPRDGDEGRTYLETLARSGNDQASTVATRVRSLLDDDDHAGTELAYRADADGDALRITLAPVTHDGDRFVVLHHADREREGTEGGTGERISSQLKERAMDEAPVGITISDPEDPDNPVIYANAAFERITGYPVEEVLGRNCRFLQGPDTDPETVARMRQAVEDQDPVTVEVRNYRRNDEEFWNQVTIAPLYDHAGELAHYVGFQQDVTDRKRAERDLETERDRLALLNQIVRHDIRNDMSVALGWGGELAKRIDPADEDAFERIMTAATHTKELTEAVGDLVDILGTADPELEAIPLAPVLRTEVDRVRSNFDYRSQSVTIRGDDDLPTVDVWATPILASVFGNLLDNAVFHNDKATIEIEVGAEVTAETAVVRIADNGPGVPDERKREVFGRGEKGLESPGSGLGLYLVDNLVDTYGGSVRIEDNDPEGAVFRVELRRADPESHST; translated from the coding sequence ATGGATTCGGGATTGACCCGCGAGGTGCTCGACGCGCTCCCCGCTCGGATCGCGGTGCTGGACGGGACGGGACGGATCGTCGAGACCAACGCCGCGTGGCGCGCGTTCGCCGCGGAGCGCGACCACCCGCTGGTCCCCCGCGACGGGGACGAGGGACGGACGTACCTCGAAACGCTCGCCCGTTCGGGGAACGATCAGGCCTCGACGGTCGCGACGCGGGTCCGGTCGCTCCTCGACGACGACGACCACGCCGGGACCGAACTCGCGTACCGGGCGGACGCCGACGGCGACGCGCTCCGGATCACCCTCGCGCCGGTGACTCACGACGGCGACCGGTTCGTCGTCCTGCACCACGCGGACCGGGAACGGGAGGGGACGGAGGGGGGAACGGGCGAGCGGATCAGTTCCCAGCTCAAGGAGCGGGCGATGGACGAGGCCCCCGTCGGCATCACCATCTCCGATCCCGAAGACCCCGACAACCCGGTCATCTACGCCAACGCCGCCTTCGAACGGATCACGGGCTACCCCGTCGAGGAGGTCCTCGGGCGAAACTGTCGGTTCCTCCAGGGCCCAGACACCGATCCGGAGACGGTCGCACGGATGCGACAGGCGGTCGAGGACCAGGACCCCGTCACCGTCGAAGTGCGCAACTACCGTCGGAACGACGAGGAGTTCTGGAACCAGGTCACCATCGCACCCCTGTACGACCACGCGGGCGAACTCGCACACTACGTCGGCTTCCAGCAGGACGTGACCGACCGCAAGCGGGCCGAGCGGGACCTCGAAACCGAGCGCGACCGACTCGCGCTCCTCAACCAGATCGTCCGCCACGACATCCGAAACGACATGTCGGTCGCGCTGGGGTGGGGCGGTGAACTCGCCAAGCGGATCGACCCGGCGGACGAGGACGCCTTCGAGCGGATCATGACCGCCGCCACCCACACCAAGGAACTCACCGAGGCAGTGGGGGACCTCGTCGACATCCTGGGGACGGCCGACCCGGAGCTCGAAGCCATCCCCCTGGCGCCGGTGCTCCGGACGGAGGTCGACCGCGTGCGCTCGAACTTCGACTACCGGTCGCAGTCGGTCACGATCCGCGGCGACGACGACCTGCCCACGGTGGACGTGTGGGCCACCCCGATCCTCGCGTCGGTCTTCGGCAACCTCCTCGACAACGCCGTCTTCCACAACGACAAGGCGACGATCGAGATCGAGGTCGGCGCCGAGGTGACCGCGGAGACGGCCGTCGTCCGCATCGCCGACAACGGCCCCGGGGTGCCCGACGAGCGCAAGCGGGAGGTCTTCGGCCGCGGCGAGAAGGGACTGGAGAGCCCGGGAAGCGGCCTCGGCCTCTATCTCGTCGACAACCTCGTCGACACGTACGGCGGGTCGGTCCGGATCGAGGACAACGACCCCGAGGGGGCCGTCTTCCGTGTCGAACTGCGGCGAGCCGACCCGGAATCCCACAGTACTTGA
- a CDS encoding alcohol dehydrogenase has translation MRAAVVPEAGADFEVVDRAVPEPAPTEVRIAVDACGICHSDAFVVEGTFPGVSYPRVPGHEVVGHVDAVGEEVTAWSEGDRVGAGWHGGHCFTCDPCRRGDFLQCENAEITGLTFDGGYAEYATVPGEALAAVPEDLSAVDAAPLLCAGVTTYNALRNSDARPGDVVAVVGVGGLGHLGVQYAHAAGFETVAISRSPEKRDLALDLGADHFVNAADRDPAEALQELGGARVVLSTAPSADAIESVLGGIGTDGEVVVVGIPGEPVPTDVQHLVATRGAVSGWGSGHARDSQDTLEFSSLREITPVVETFALEDVTDAYDRMMENDARFRAVLDL, from the coding sequence ATGCGAGCGGCCGTCGTCCCCGAGGCCGGTGCCGACTTCGAAGTGGTCGACCGAGCGGTGCCGGAACCGGCGCCGACGGAGGTCCGTATCGCCGTCGACGCCTGTGGGATCTGCCACAGCGACGCCTTCGTCGTCGAGGGGACGTTCCCCGGCGTGAGCTACCCGCGGGTCCCGGGCCACGAGGTGGTCGGCCACGTCGACGCCGTCGGCGAGGAGGTTACCGCCTGGAGCGAGGGCGACCGCGTCGGCGCCGGGTGGCACGGCGGCCACTGTTTCACCTGCGATCCCTGCCGTCGCGGCGACTTCCTCCAGTGTGAGAACGCCGAGATCACGGGTCTGACCTTCGACGGCGGCTACGCGGAGTACGCGACCGTCCCGGGGGAGGCGCTGGCGGCCGTCCCCGAGGACCTGTCGGCCGTCGACGCCGCGCCGCTCCTGTGTGCGGGCGTCACCACGTACAACGCGCTCCGGAACAGCGACGCCCGCCCCGGCGACGTCGTCGCCGTCGTCGGCGTCGGCGGCCTCGGTCACCTCGGCGTCCAGTACGCCCACGCCGCCGGCTTCGAGACGGTCGCGATCTCCCGTAGTCCCGAGAAACGCGACCTGGCGCTCGACCTCGGCGCGGACCACTTCGTGAACGCGGCCGACCGCGACCCCGCCGAGGCGCTCCAGGAACTCGGCGGCGCCCGGGTCGTCCTCTCGACGGCCCCCTCCGCGGACGCCATCGAGTCGGTGCTCGGCGGCATCGGCACCGACGGCGAGGTCGTGGTCGTCGGCATCCCCGGCGAACCCGTCCCGACCGACGTCCAGCATCTGGTCGCGACCCGCGGTGCCGTCTCCGGGTGGGGCTCCGGACACGCCCGCGACTCCCAGGACACCCTCGAGTTCAGTTCCCTCCGGGAGATCACGCCCGTCGTCGAGACGTTCGCCCTCGAGGACGTGACCGACGCCTACGACCGGATGATGGAGAACGACGCCCGGTTCCGCGCGGTGCTCGACCTCTAA
- a CDS encoding methyl-accepting chemotaxis protein has protein sequence MSTPKQSERHVAEFPLSFDAIIGRIGAPIFILDADHEVVLWNRGMVELTGSTEADARAADSVGEAWYQDGRRAKTLADKVLDAPRDAHREFDVERIDDGDHPEYQDRSTFTDTRGDTRHITFSASPLYDDGELVGVVELVKDRTEEVRRRQRIEDLVEEVTSAMHAIQDGDLSARAEFTADEYIDEELLTVVDSLNEMGATLDGLVADVDDQTRELREITQEVADSATRMEGIAEEQADRTEEVADEVSNLSATVEEVASTADSVADTSRQARDHAESGREVSREVRDVMSSVRSSSREVRTDVDELSGTVDEIDEVIEVINDIADQTNLLALNANIEAARADHDSDGFAVVANEIKSLAQEAQDQAGEIESMIVEVQRRTEGTVDSLEATESEIDDGVAEVESSMAKLDEIVEAVGEAVAGIQEVSTATDEQAASAEEIAAMVDEARDRADQVAEEVAEVARAAERQTEKVAEIERSVGQLRGDDH, from the coding sequence ATGAGCACACCCAAACAATCGGAGCGACACGTGGCTGAGTTCCCCCTGTCGTTCGACGCGATAATCGGCCGGATCGGCGCACCTATCTTCATTCTCGACGCCGATCACGAGGTCGTTCTCTGGAATCGGGGGATGGTGGAGTTGACGGGGAGTACCGAGGCCGACGCGCGGGCGGCGGACTCGGTCGGCGAGGCGTGGTACCAGGACGGCCGTCGGGCCAAGACCCTCGCGGACAAGGTACTGGATGCCCCCCGCGACGCCCACCGGGAGTTCGACGTCGAGCGGATCGACGACGGCGACCACCCCGAATATCAGGACCGGAGCACGTTCACCGACACGCGCGGCGACACCCGACACATCACGTTCAGCGCGTCGCCGCTGTACGACGATGGCGAACTCGTGGGCGTGGTCGAACTCGTCAAGGACCGCACCGAGGAGGTACGCCGCCGGCAGCGAATCGAGGACCTCGTCGAAGAGGTCACCTCGGCCATGCACGCGATCCAGGACGGCGACCTGAGCGCCCGCGCCGAGTTCACCGCCGACGAGTACATCGACGAGGAACTGTTGACGGTCGTCGACTCGCTGAACGAGATGGGTGCGACCCTCGACGGCCTCGTGGCGGACGTGGACGACCAGACGCGGGAACTGCGGGAGATCACCCAGGAGGTCGCCGACAGCGCCACCCGGATGGAAGGGATCGCCGAGGAACAGGCCGACCGCACCGAGGAGGTCGCCGACGAGGTGTCGAACCTCAGCGCCACCGTCGAGGAGGTGGCCTCGACGGCCGACTCCGTCGCCGACACCAGTCGACAGGCCCGGGACCACGCCGAGTCGGGCCGGGAAGTCAGCCGGGAGGTCCGCGACGTGATGTCGTCGGTCCGGTCGTCGAGTCGGGAGGTTCGCACCGACGTCGACGAACTCAGCGGCACCGTCGACGAGATCGACGAGGTGATCGAAGTGATCAACGACATCGCGGATCAGACGAACCTGTTGGCACTCAACGCCAACATCGAGGCGGCCCGCGCCGACCACGACAGCGACGGGTTCGCGGTCGTCGCCAACGAGATCAAGTCGCTCGCCCAGGAGGCCCAGGACCAGGCGGGGGAGATCGAGTCGATGATCGTCGAGGTCCAGCGACGGACCGAGGGGACCGTCGACAGCCTCGAAGCGACCGAGTCGGAGATCGACGACGGGGTCGCGGAGGTCGAGTCGAGCATGGCGAAACTCGACGAGATCGTCGAGGCGGTCGGCGAGGCCGTCGCCGGTATCCAGGAGGTGTCGACGGCAACGGACGAGCAGGCCGCCAGCGCCGAGGAGATCGCCGCCATGGTGGACGAGGCCCGCGACCGCGCCGATCAGGTCGCCGAGGAGGTCGCCGAGGTGGCTCGCGCCGCCGAGCGCCAGACCGAGAAGGTCGCCGAAATCGAACGCAGCGTCGGCCAGTTGCGCGGCGACGACCACTAG
- a CDS encoding dCTP deaminase, which produces MTAPDLRTAVDGLLHEETQIHEDGIDLTAGAVYVVDDAGRIDFGGGELEPARTRPHETRTRRPDDDYGWWHLDGGQYLIEYNESLTAGPALLQTREAVLERGASHPTRVVTSLPRMPLSVSDGGLYLKENARVSTLRPHSAQSGR; this is translated from the coding sequence ATGACGGCGCCCGACCTCCGAACGGCCGTCGACGGCCTCCTCCACGAGGAGACGCAGATCCACGAGGACGGTATCGACCTCACCGCCGGCGCGGTGTACGTGGTCGACGACGCGGGCCGGATCGACTTCGGCGGCGGCGAACTCGAACCGGCGCGAACCCGCCCCCACGAGACCCGCACGCGTCGCCCGGACGACGACTACGGCTGGTGGCACCTCGACGGCGGCCAGTACCTGATCGAATACAACGAGTCCCTGACGGCGGGTCCCGCACTACTCCAGACCCGCGAGGCGGTGCTCGAACGCGGCGCTTCCCACCCGACGCGGGTCGTCACGTCGCTCCCGCGGATGCCGCTCTCGGTGAGCGACGGCGGCCTCTACCTGAAGGAGAACGCGCGGGTGTCGACGCTCCGGCCTCACTCCGCCCAGTCGGGGCGGTAG
- a CDS encoding ATP-binding protein, protein MTDPALEVVEFLLTAHVYTNDRSLDENDLPPRYRRVFWADEDAEDDADDDDPTPNGGIERPLVVTETTARQATGVEHPWDAVSDLLFTEQENFSGRISLTQEDMAIDWLVERADRERVATNPTLASVVADRDDVDVTLAEAREQTRPIHADRVWIDSLLEAYFDEDEDGEMLDLVQVRAPEEIEMTLDDLVLTEDQEGEIQKLVKAIEHREYLAEIGLREIGKLLFVGPPGTGKTTASRALAHELGLPFVEVKLSMITSQYLGETAKNVEKTFEVAKRLSPCILFIDEFDSVAKTRRSDEHAALKRAVNTLLKSIDDISLIRDEVLLIGATNHPDQLDAAAWRRFDEIVNFPKPDRGMRADILDVITRRMDIAEFDPDSVAERTEGLTGSDLRMVLREAVLEALTEERTTLTQEDILDAVEDFEERDNLKNMDMIDGDADTLVAGDGGHADHDH, encoded by the coding sequence ATGACCGACCCGGCTCTCGAAGTCGTAGAGTTTCTCCTGACGGCCCACGTCTACACCAACGACCGGAGCCTGGACGAGAACGACCTGCCGCCGCGGTACCGACGCGTGTTCTGGGCGGACGAGGACGCCGAGGACGACGCGGACGACGACGACCCGACGCCGAACGGCGGGATCGAGCGGCCGCTGGTCGTCACCGAGACGACCGCGCGACAGGCGACGGGGGTCGAACACCCCTGGGACGCCGTCTCGGACCTCCTGTTCACCGAGCAGGAGAACTTCTCGGGGCGCATCTCGCTCACCCAGGAGGACATGGCGATCGACTGGCTTGTCGAACGCGCCGACCGCGAGCGCGTCGCGACCAACCCGACGCTCGCGTCGGTGGTCGCCGACCGCGACGACGTCGACGTGACACTCGCCGAGGCGCGCGAGCAGACCCGGCCGATCCACGCCGACCGGGTGTGGATCGACAGCCTGCTCGAGGCCTACTTCGACGAGGACGAGGACGGCGAGATGCTGGATCTCGTGCAGGTCCGCGCCCCCGAGGAGATCGAGATGACCCTCGACGACCTCGTGCTCACGGAGGATCAGGAAGGCGAGATCCAGAAGCTCGTCAAGGCGATCGAACACCGGGAGTACCTGGCCGAGATCGGCCTCCGCGAGATCGGCAAGCTCCTCTTCGTCGGCCCGCCGGGGACGGGGAAGACGACCGCCTCGCGGGCGCTCGCACACGAACTCGGCCTGCCCTTCGTCGAGGTGAAGCTGTCGATGATCACCAGCCAGTACCTCGGCGAGACGGCCAAGAACGTCGAGAAGACCTTCGAGGTCGCCAAGCGGCTCTCGCCGTGTATCCTCTTCATCGACGAGTTCGACTCGGTCGCCAAGACCCGACGCTCGGACGAACACGCCGCGCTCAAGCGAGCCGTCAACACCCTGCTCAAGAGCATCGACGACATCAGCCTCATCCGCGACGAGGTGCTCCTGATCGGCGCGACCAACCACCCGGATCAGCTCGACGCCGCGGCCTGGCGCCGGTTCGACGAGATCGTCAACTTCCCCAAGCCCGACCGCGGGATGCGGGCCGACATCCTCGACGTGATCACACGACGGATGGACATCGCCGAGTTCGACCCGGACTCGGTCGCCGAGCGCACCGAGGGACTCACCGGGAGCGACCTCCGGATGGTCCTCCGGGAGGCGGTGCTGGAGGCGCTCACCGAGGAGCGCACGACCCTCACCCAGGAGGACATCCTCGACGCGGTCGAGGACTTCGAGGAGCGGGACAACCTCAAGAACATGGACATGATCGACGGGGACGCCGACACGCTCGTCGCCGGCGACGGCGGCCACGCGGACCACGACCACTGA